One genomic region from Microcystis panniformis FACHB-1757 encodes:
- the rplJ gene encoding 50S ribosomal protein L10 — protein MGRSRESKGVILEELKTSLSEAQLTMVIDYQGLTVAEISNLRRKLRPTGTICKVTKNTLMGLAIAEDSGWEPMKSLLSGTSAFLLVKEDIGGAFKAYQEFKKESKKTELRGGVLKEGTKGQLLTEDQIKAIADLPSKEQLIAQAAGAINAIAAKLARSINEVPASLARAVDAVARQEEKEAA, from the coding sequence ATGGGGAGAAGCAGAGAAAGCAAGGGAGTAATTCTAGAAGAATTAAAAACCTCCCTTAGCGAAGCTCAATTAACGATGGTCATCGACTATCAAGGTTTAACCGTCGCCGAAATCAGCAATCTACGCCGCAAATTGCGCCCCACGGGAACGATTTGTAAAGTCACCAAAAATACTTTGATGGGATTGGCGATCGCTGAAGATAGTGGCTGGGAACCGATGAAAAGCCTTTTATCGGGAACATCCGCCTTTCTGCTCGTAAAAGAGGATATCGGTGGAGCTTTCAAGGCCTATCAAGAGTTCAAAAAAGAAAGCAAAAAAACCGAATTGCGCGGCGGTGTCCTCAAAGAAGGGACAAAAGGTCAACTGTTAACAGAAGATCAGATCAAAGCGATCGCCGATTTACCGTCGAAAGAACAGTTAATCGCTCAGGCCGCCGGAGCAATCAACGCCATTGCTGCCAAACTGGCCCGCAGTATCAACGAAGTTCCCGCATCTTTGGCCCGTGCCGTCGATGCCGTGGCCCGTCAAGAAGAAAAAGAAGCGGCTTGA
- the rplL gene encoding 50S ribosomal protein L7/L12 yields the protein MSAVAEILEKLKTLTLLEAAELVKGIEETFGVSAAAPTGGIIMAAPGAAPAAAAEAVEEQTEFNVVLEEVPADKKIAILKVVRELTGLGLKEAKDLVEAAPKAVKEGTNKDDAAAIKKKLEDAGAKVSVK from the coding sequence ATGTCTGCTGTAGCTGAAATCTTAGAAAAACTCAAAACCCTGACCCTCTTAGAAGCTGCGGAATTAGTCAAAGGTATCGAAGAAACCTTTGGAGTTAGTGCCGCCGCTCCGACTGGTGGCATAATTATGGCTGCCCCCGGGGCTGCTCCCGCGGCTGCTGCTGAAGCGGTGGAAGAACAAACCGAATTTAACGTCGTTCTCGAAGAAGTTCCCGCCGACAAGAAAATTGCTATCCTTAAGGTGGTACGCGAATTGACCGGTTTAGGACTCAAAGAAGCGAAAGACCTGGTAGAAGCCGCTCCCAAAGCGGTTAAAGAAGGCACTAACAAAGATGATGCCGCCGCCATCAAGAAAAAACTGGAAGATGCCGGGGCAAAAGTTAGCGTTAAATAG
- a CDS encoding photosystem II reaction center protein T — protein sequence MESVAYILVLTMALSVIFFAIAFREPPRIQK from the coding sequence ATGGAAAGCGTCGCTTACATTTTAGTTTTAACTATGGCTTTGTCGGTAATTTTCTTCGCCATCGCCTTCCGGGAACCTCCCCGGATTCAAAAGTAA
- the nrdR gene encoding transcriptional regulator NrdR, protein MQCPNCQHTDSRVLESRSSENGQSIRRRRECLQCKYRFTTYERIEFVPITVIKKDGKRESFDRCKLLRGIVRACEKTGIPPSRLEAIVNDIESRLQQDSKREVTSQEIGQLVLEYLRQESEVAYVRFASVYGNFQGIRDFIAALALIQSSEMERTHPSWSPVEEASVITSS, encoded by the coding sequence ATGCAGTGTCCTAATTGTCAGCATACCGATAGTCGCGTTTTAGAGTCCCGCTCCTCCGAAAACGGTCAGAGCATTCGTCGTCGTCGTGAATGCTTACAGTGTAAATATCGGTTCACCACCTACGAGCGCATCGAATTCGTGCCGATCACGGTGATTAAAAAAGATGGTAAACGGGAATCTTTTGATCGCTGCAAACTGCTCCGGGGGATCGTTCGCGCTTGCGAAAAAACCGGCATTCCCCCCTCAAGATTAGAGGCGATCGTCAATGATATCGAATCCCGTCTGCAGCAAGACTCAAAACGGGAGGTAACAAGTCAGGAAATCGGTCAATTAGTCCTAGAATATCTCCGGCAAGAATCGGAAGTGGCCTATGTGCGCTTTGCTTCAGTTTACGGCAATTTTCAGGGAATTAGAGACTTTATCGCCGCTTTAGCTCTGATCCAGTCCTCCGAAATGGAACGCACTCATCCTTCTTGGTCTCCAGTGGAAGAAGCCAGCGTGATTACCTCGTCTTAA
- a CDS encoding 30S ribosomal protein S1 — translation MTTQKTANKNIGFTHEDFAALLDKYDYHFSPGDVVAGTVFSMEPRGALIDIGAKTAAFIPVQEMSINRVDNPEEVLQPNETREFFILTDENEDGQLTLSIRRIEYMRAWERVRQLQKEDATVRSNVFATNRGGALVRIEGLRGFIPGSHISTREAKEDLVGQELPLKFLEVDEDRNRLVLSHRRALVERKMNGLAVGQVVIGSVRGIKPYGAFIDIGGVSGLLHISEISHDHIDTPHTVFNVNDELKVMIIDLDAERGRISLSTKQLEPEPGDMLKNRPLVFEKAEEMAIKYREKRLAEAEGRTVSEVVAEIEVPPALEEEDLVLAAAEE, via the coding sequence ATGACCACCCAAAAAACTGCAAACAAAAACATAGGCTTTACCCATGAAGATTTTGCCGCCCTTCTAGACAAATACGATTATCATTTCAGTCCGGGAGATGTTGTCGCTGGGACTGTTTTCAGCATGGAACCCCGGGGAGCGCTCATCGATATCGGTGCTAAAACCGCCGCTTTTATCCCCGTGCAGGAGATGTCGATCAACCGCGTCGATAATCCCGAAGAAGTTTTACAACCCAACGAAACCAGGGAATTTTTCATTCTTACCGACGAGAATGAAGATGGACAGCTAACCCTGTCGATCCGTCGCATCGAATATATGCGCGCTTGGGAACGGGTGCGTCAATTGCAAAAAGAAGATGCTACCGTGCGCTCGAATGTTTTCGCCACTAACCGTGGTGGAGCATTAGTCAGAATTGAAGGTCTCCGCGGCTTTATCCCCGGTTCTCACATTAGCACCAGAGAAGCGAAAGAGGATTTAGTCGGTCAGGAATTGCCCTTAAAGTTTTTAGAAGTGGATGAGGATCGCAACCGTCTGGTTTTAAGTCATCGTCGCGCTTTAGTGGAACGCAAGATGAACGGTTTAGCCGTGGGACAGGTGGTAATCGGTTCCGTGCGCGGAATCAAGCCCTACGGTGCTTTCATCGATATTGGTGGAGTCAGTGGTTTACTGCATATTTCCGAAATCTCTCACGATCACATTGACACCCCCCACACGGTTTTCAATGTCAATGATGAGTTGAAAGTGATGATTATCGATCTCGATGCCGAAAGAGGTCGCATTTCCCTCTCGACTAAACAATTAGAACCCGAACCGGGAGATATGCTCAAAAATCGCCCGTTAGTGTTTGAAAAAGCGGAAGAAATGGCGATTAAATACCGAGAAAAACGTCTAGCGGAAGCGGAAGGCCGGACTGTCTCGGAAGTAGTCGCAGAAATCGAAGTTCCTCCCGCCCTGGAAGAGGAAGATTTAGTTCTCGCCGCTGCCGAGGAGTAG
- a CDS encoding adenylate/guanylate cyclase domain-containing protein, with protein sequence MDILGQNPYLLLHTEKGQRFFPLVGRPYWTIGRSKDNAIVIKDQCISRNHAILQSTETGDFYLIDLGSRNGTFVNGRRVAIPVTIHDKDRIAFGKTEVQFYRPTPTNIGKQPHNLELDPPTSTVHERRLTSVIVVDIRNFTALTRQLDEKVLSSLIGNWFRHAGSIIRSSGSWVDKYIGDAIMAIWFHGQQEVNQDDILQIFQAITRIYKMTRALSEEYPLPFKLRIGAGVNTGYAMVGNTGSGEHPDYTAIGDTVNAAFRLESATKEIGRDLAIGATTYSHLIGLPHLHQAFEQHTLSLKGYDDKTITYGTTFDDLDRFLDVNISEEITGITGFIGSV encoded by the coding sequence GTGGATATACTAGGACAAAATCCTTATTTACTACTCCATACCGAGAAGGGACAGCGTTTTTTCCCTCTCGTGGGGAGACCTTACTGGACAATCGGACGGAGCAAAGATAACGCTATCGTGATTAAAGATCAGTGTATCTCTCGCAATCACGCTATTTTACAATCCACGGAAACAGGAGATTTTTATCTGATCGATCTCGGTAGTCGCAATGGAACTTTTGTCAATGGCAGAAGGGTAGCTATTCCCGTGACTATCCATGACAAAGATCGGATCGCCTTTGGCAAAACCGAAGTGCAGTTCTATCGTCCTACTCCCACTAATATAGGCAAGCAACCGCACAATTTAGAATTGGATCCCCCCACCTCCACCGTCCATGAACGTCGCTTAACATCGGTGATAGTGGTGGATATACGAAATTTTACGGCTTTAACGAGGCAATTAGACGAAAAAGTGCTTTCTTCTCTGATTGGCAATTGGTTTCGCCATGCCGGGAGTATTATCCGCAGTTCCGGCAGTTGGGTAGATAAATATATTGGTGATGCGATCATGGCCATCTGGTTTCACGGCCAACAGGAAGTCAATCAAGACGATATCTTGCAAATTTTCCAAGCAATTACGCGAATATACAAGATGACCCGCGCCTTAAGCGAAGAATATCCCTTACCCTTTAAATTACGCATCGGTGCGGGAGTGAATACCGGTTATGCCATGGTGGGCAATACTGGCAGCGGTGAACATCCAGATTATACGGCGATCGGTGATACGGTCAACGCCGCTTTTCGTTTAGAGTCGGCCACTAAAGAAATAGGTAGGGATTTAGCCATCGGAGCAACTACCTACAGTCATCTCATCGGTTTACCCCATCTCCACCAAGCTTTTGAGCAACATACCCTCAGTCTGAAAGGATACGACGATAAAACTATTACCTACGGAACCACTTTCGATGACTTGGATCGTTTCCTCGATGTCAATATTAGTGAGGAGATAACTGGAATTACAGGATTTATCGGCAGTGTCTGA
- a CDS encoding RNA-guided endonuclease InsQ/TnpB family protein yields MLVVEAKLKNGTLEQYQKLDEAIRTSQFVRNSCVRYWMDNQGTTRNDLQKLCAVLANNKETPWVNKLNSQARQSAADRAWQSISRFYQNCHAKIPGKKGFPRFKKHSRSVEYKLTGYKLSDDRRKIRFTDGFKAGEFDLWCSQKTLVYYSEQQIRRVRVVRRADGYYCQFLIDGERQEYHEPTGQITGIDLGLKEFYTDAQGNTVENPRYLSKSEKRLKKAQMRLSKRFRQGKKQSKNYHKQRIKVAKLHLKVSRQRKDKAIKDALALVQSNDLVVYKALKVRNLVKNRKLAKSISDASWYQFTEWLNYFAKIYRIVCVAVPPHFTSQDCSVCGTRVQKTLSTRTHQCPNCQTVLDRDHNAAINIGSSLLGMVR; encoded by the coding sequence ATGCTAGTCGTAGAAGCGAAGCTAAAAAACGGGACACTAGAGCAATATCAGAAGCTTGATGAAGCTATCAGAACTTCTCAGTTTGTGCGTAACTCTTGTGTTCGTTATTGGATGGACAATCAAGGAACAACCCGTAATGACCTTCAAAAACTTTGTGCGGTACTAGCTAATAATAAAGAGACACCTTGGGTTAATAAATTAAACTCTCAAGCTCGTCAATCGGCTGCTGATAGAGCCTGGCAATCAATTAGTCGATTTTACCAGAATTGTCATGCTAAGATACCAGGAAAAAAAGGTTTTCCTCGGTTCAAAAAGCATAGCCGTTCGGTTGAGTATAAACTAACGGGCTACAAACTATCAGATGATCGACGTAAAATCAGATTTACTGATGGCTTTAAAGCAGGAGAATTTGATTTATGGTGTAGTCAGAAAACCTTAGTTTATTATTCAGAGCAACAGATTAGACGGGTAAGAGTTGTTAGACGTGCTGACGGTTATTATTGCCAGTTTTTGATTGACGGAGAACGGCAAGAATACCATGAACCAACGGGACAAATAACAGGAATTGACTTAGGGTTAAAAGAGTTTTATACCGACGCTCAAGGTAATACTGTAGAGAATCCACGTTATTTAAGCAAGTCAGAAAAACGACTTAAAAAAGCACAAATGAGATTATCAAAACGATTTCGTCAAGGAAAGAAACAGTCTAAAAACTATCACAAGCAACGGATAAAAGTAGCTAAACTTCACTTGAAAGTATCAAGACAACGTAAAGACAAAGCAATTAAAGACGCTTTGGCGTTAGTCCAGTCTAATGATCTGGTAGTCTATAAAGCTTTAAAGGTAAGAAACTTAGTCAAAAACCGTAAGCTGGCCAAGTCGATTTCCGATGCTTCTTGGTATCAATTCACCGAATGGTTGAATTATTTTGCTAAGATTTATCGGATTGTTTGTGTTGCTGTTCCTCCTCATTTCACTAGCCAAGATTGTTCAGTTTGTGGGACGAGAGTTCAAAAAACCTTAAGCACTAGAACTCATCAATGTCCTAATTGTCAAACAGTCTTAGATAGGGATCATAATGCAGCAATAAATATTGGTTCTTCGTTACTTGGTATGGTTCGATAG
- a CDS encoding DUF3120 domain-containing protein: MLNSTLVPSNPNRLKPLVPNWEKCQSVFWTAAFLVSVPVFIQAPLVRYYPEISLGLTVFWVGLGIWLLKQAKISLWGDLLLGFSWSWLAGSLYWGWWRWEPLLHIPMEAIGLPFVLWGLCKGRGKVGNLFYLGSLLGTAITDLYFYLTGLIPYWRQLMTVELDANLVSPIFHNALAQIQTPWGISWAIVLLNLLLAIGIYPLQKRVCHWWAFSGAVLSTILVDGLFWITASLA; encoded by the coding sequence TTGCTCAACTCTACCCTAGTCCCCAGCAATCCCAATCGCCTGAAACCCCTAGTCCCTAACTGGGAAAAATGTCAATCCGTCTTTTGGACAGCAGCATTTCTGGTATCAGTCCCCGTGTTCATACAAGCGCCCCTAGTGCGCTACTATCCCGAAATTAGCCTAGGTTTAACCGTTTTCTGGGTGGGGTTAGGGATTTGGCTGCTCAAACAAGCAAAAATCAGTCTTTGGGGAGATTTACTTTTGGGCTTTAGTTGGAGTTGGTTAGCCGGTTCTCTGTACTGGGGTTGGTGGCGTTGGGAACCCTTGCTCCATATTCCCATGGAAGCGATCGGGCTGCCCTTTGTTCTCTGGGGATTATGCAAAGGTCGCGGCAAAGTGGGCAATCTTTTCTATCTGGGTTCTTTGTTAGGAACCGCCATCACCGACTTATATTTCTATCTAACGGGACTAATTCCCTACTGGCGACAATTAATGACCGTGGAACTAGATGCCAACCTAGTATCGCCGATATTTCATAACGCTTTGGCCCAAATTCAGACCCCCTGGGGCATCAGTTGGGCGATCGTACTGCTCAACCTGCTCCTAGCGATCGGTATCTATCCTTTGCAAAAACGGGTATGCCATTGGTGGGCATTTAGCGGAGCCGTATTGAGTACAATTTTAGTCGATGGTTTATTTTGGATTACCGCTTCTCTGGCCTAA
- a CDS encoding sulfite exporter TauE/SafE family protein — MLTPIQYGFLAIAAVAAGLINALAGGGSLITFPTLMAVGIPPVMANVTNTVALCPGYLGATLAQKKDLHGQQKRIRLLLPSAVIGGIIGGILLLNSSDQVFDRLIPFLILLAAALLAFQDTLRSWLQRRQGDENGHIPEILAVLPIALASIYGGYFGAGLGVIELAILGLFIKDNLTRLNALKQLLSLVVNVAASWFFLFSNQVDWSAAIVVAIGSLIGGLLGGKLARIISPSYLRWTVVILSIIIATVYFLR; from the coding sequence ATGCTCACGCCTATTCAGTATGGCTTCCTAGCAATCGCTGCCGTGGCTGCCGGCTTAATTAATGCTCTTGCCGGTGGCGGTAGTCTGATTACTTTTCCGACGCTGATGGCGGTGGGTATCCCACCAGTGATGGCAAATGTGACTAATACCGTCGCTTTATGCCCCGGTTATCTGGGGGCAACTCTCGCCCAAAAAAAAGACCTGCACGGGCAACAAAAACGGATTAGGTTATTACTACCATCGGCAGTTATTGGCGGCATTATCGGTGGTATTTTGCTGTTAAATAGCAGCGATCAAGTGTTTGACCGCCTGATTCCTTTTCTGATTCTTTTAGCGGCGGCTTTATTGGCTTTTCAAGATACTTTACGCTCTTGGCTACAGCGGCGACAGGGGGACGAAAATGGTCATATCCCAGAAATTTTGGCGGTTTTACCCATCGCTCTCGCTTCAATTTATGGTGGTTATTTTGGGGCGGGTTTAGGGGTGATTGAGTTAGCAATTTTGGGCTTATTTATCAAGGATAATCTCACGAGATTAAATGCTTTAAAACAGTTGCTTTCTTTGGTGGTTAATGTAGCGGCATCTTGGTTTTTTCTCTTTTCTAATCAGGTAGATTGGTCGGCGGCGATAGTGGTAGCAATTGGCTCTTTAATTGGGGGTTTATTGGGGGGAAAACTAGCCAGAATTATCTCTCCTAGTTATCTGCGCTGGACTGTAGTAATTCTGAGTATTATTATCGCTACAGTTTATTTTCTTCGTTAA
- a CDS encoding DUF2854 domain-containing protein, which yields MLRKIRLSYFGLILGSILTVIGIIGYAQGNATVNLAGFFYGLPLLLGGLALKASEIKPIPFSQPTSPEILQLRQQQATVTQTKLRNDVTRYRYGQEVHLDEALEKLGLSPTDEERPTLVAIRETAVDSAYCLTLEFESPLLPLEKWLAKQEKIERYFGPGIKAEIKQVDEEKIDLALITIPNA from the coding sequence ATGCTCAGAAAAATTAGACTATCATACTTTGGCTTAATTTTAGGCAGTATTTTAACGGTTATCGGGATCATCGGTTATGCCCAAGGTAACGCCACGGTAAATTTAGCGGGGTTTTTCTACGGATTACCGTTATTATTGGGAGGTTTAGCCCTAAAAGCTTCAGAAATCAAACCTATACCCTTCAGTCAACCCACTAGCCCCGAAATCTTGCAATTGCGCCAACAACAGGCCACTGTCACCCAAACCAAACTTCGCAACGATGTCACCCGCTATCGCTACGGACAGGAAGTGCATCTGGATGAAGCCCTAGAAAAGCTGGGATTAAGCCCCACGGACGAGGAAAGACCGACTTTAGTGGCAATTCGTGAAACTGCTGTTGATTCCGCCTATTGTCTCACCCTAGAATTTGAATCGCCCCTTTTACCCCTAGAAAAGTGGCTGGCAAAACAGGAAAAAATCGAAAGATATTTTGGACCAGGAATTAAAGCCGAAATTAAGCAAGTTGACGAGGAAAAAATTGATTTAGCCCTAATTACTATCCCTAACGCCTAA
- a CDS encoding alpha/beta hydrolase, translating to MISHSLPGRFPRNNPTRRLRAFLLGLFAAGMTALPLKAAEEIEFVYTPLVFSVSVASLETFAKEGKIDANLKRFLSRATPEAREKFREALLTKIDIDPILLSRFFNSVMGADMLFRLGKGITIEGGINGKYALRGAIVSAAFDPGGLTLLNVLKKFPNNIQLQGEEILGLAKTIDYAVYVAEIFIKDMHLWTAEEAAAVKPAINYASLPDLRQRGSFQVKKEVWNLTDSSRNRSLYVNVYIPQTFRDGKTPVIIFSHGLASRPEDYAQAIEHLASYGFLVAAPQHPGSDIKYLQGMLGGYYRNIFDGNEFINRPKDISFVIDELARRNASQFQGKLNLTNVGVAGHSFGGYTSLAVAGASIDFDNLAKDCNRPYSGINIAILLECRALELPRQVYNFRDERVAAVFAANPVNRSIFGEKGLSKISIPVLLGSGSYDPAANPIFEQAIPFTWLKTPDKYLAMVEGQAHVNFTELDAGMQKTLESVVDITLPNQNLIEDYTGALLVSFFEVYIANNEKFRPFLLSSYAEYLSQGQKFKLDFITAASDEKLSQLIEKLRVHRQ from the coding sequence ATGATTAGCCATAGTTTACCAGGTCGTTTTCCCAGAAATAATCCCACCCGTCGGCTGCGAGCTTTTCTCCTAGGTCTTTTCGCCGCGGGTATGACCGCTTTACCCCTAAAAGCCGCCGAAGAAATTGAATTTGTCTATACTCCCCTCGTCTTTTCCGTATCGGTAGCATCCCTAGAAACCTTTGCTAAAGAAGGAAAAATCGACGCTAATTTAAAAAGATTTCTGTCCAGAGCAACTCCCGAAGCAAGAGAGAAGTTTCGTGAGGCTTTATTAACAAAGATTGACATCGATCCCATTTTACTATCTCGTTTTTTTAATAGTGTGATGGGTGCTGATATGCTCTTTCGTTTGGGCAAAGGCATCACCATTGAAGGGGGAATTAATGGTAAATATGCTCTGCGGGGTGCGATTGTTAGTGCCGCTTTCGATCCGGGAGGATTAACCCTTTTAAATGTGCTGAAAAAATTCCCCAATAATATCCAGTTACAGGGGGAAGAAATCCTCGGATTAGCTAAAACCATCGATTATGCGGTTTATGTGGCGGAAATATTTATTAAAGATATGCACCTCTGGACGGCCGAGGAAGCCGCTGCCGTTAAACCAGCGATTAATTATGCCAGTTTACCCGATTTGCGTCAGCGCGGTAGCTTTCAGGTAAAAAAAGAAGTTTGGAACCTAACCGATAGTAGTCGCAATCGCAGTTTATATGTCAATGTTTATATCCCGCAAACTTTCCGAGACGGTAAAACACCTGTAATTATTTTTTCCCACGGATTAGCCTCGCGACCGGAAGATTATGCCCAAGCAATCGAACATCTAGCCTCCTACGGGTTTTTAGTAGCGGCACCGCAACACCCCGGCAGTGATATCAAATACCTGCAAGGAATGTTAGGGGGATATTATCGCAATATTTTTGATGGCAATGAGTTTATTAATCGACCCAAAGATATTAGCTTTGTCATCGATGAATTAGCCAGACGAAATGCTAGTCAATTTCAAGGTAAACTTAACCTAACTAATGTGGGAGTAGCGGGTCATTCCTTTGGAGGTTATACATCTCTAGCTGTTGCTGGTGCGTCAATAGATTTTGATAATCTTGCTAAAGATTGTAACCGTCCTTATTCCGGGATTAATATCGCAATTTTACTGGAATGTCGCGCCCTAGAATTGCCTAGACAGGTCTATAATTTTCGCGATGAACGAGTCGCAGCTGTTTTTGCAGCTAATCCCGTTAACCGCAGTATTTTTGGGGAAAAAGGTTTAAGTAAAATCTCGATTCCCGTCCTCTTGGGTTCCGGAAGTTATGACCCGGCAGCTAATCCAATTTTTGAACAGGCTATTCCTTTTACTTGGTTAAAAACCCCGGATAAATATCTGGCCATGGTGGAGGGACAAGCTCATGTAAATTTTACGGAATTGGATGCAGGAATGCAAAAAACCCTAGAGTCTGTGGTCGATATCACTTTACCCAATCAAAATCTAATCGAGGATTATACTGGAGCTTTATTGGTCTCTTTTTTTGAAGTTTATATTGCTAATAATGAAAAGTTTCGTCCTTTTCTTCTGTCTAGCTATGCAGAATATCTCAGTCAGGGACAAAAGTTTAAATTAGACTTTATTACTGCCGCTTCTGACGAGAAATTATCTCAATTAATTGAAAAATTGCGAGTACATAGGCAATAG
- a CDS encoding RNA-guided endonuclease TnpB family protein encodes MYKAYKFRLKPNTEQEIALAKSFGCCRWFWNYSLNLCQETYKTTGKGLTRNYIQGLLPSLKKEYEWLTDAYSQCLQVVALNLSQAYQNFFEKRARLPRFKSKHGKQSISYPAKVKFEGDYLKLPGKVGLVYCVRHREFAGTIKTVTISKNPDGKYYASILVDDGQSPLPPLIRGVPKAGGATLNQGGDEDGGIDGKAIGIDLGLNHFAITSNGSKYDNPKHFAKHQRNLKRKQQKLSRKKEGSNNRQKARRKVAKVHSKISRCREDFLHKLSRKIVNENQVIAVENLNVKAMVRNHNLAKAISDCSWVMFCTMLKYKAEWQGKTYIEVDRFFPSSKTCHVCLNQVGSLSLDMRIWTCEHCQTTYDRDINAAINIRDESLRILSLGTSDTAYRGDVRPKAGRKSVLRQSPVK; translated from the coding sequence ATGTACAAAGCGTACAAATTCAGACTTAAGCCTAATACCGAGCAAGAAATAGCCTTAGCTAAAAGCTTTGGCTGTTGTCGTTGGTTTTGGAATTATTCCCTGAATTTATGCCAAGAAACCTATAAAACCACGGGAAAAGGACTGACACGAAACTATATTCAAGGACTATTGCCCAGTCTCAAAAAAGAATATGAGTGGTTGACAGATGCTTATTCCCAGTGCTTACAGGTTGTTGCTTTGAACTTATCGCAAGCTTATCAAAATTTCTTTGAGAAACGAGCTAGATTACCAAGATTCAAATCTAAACATGGTAAACAATCAATTAGCTATCCAGCTAAGGTCAAATTTGAAGGTGACTACCTCAAATTACCGGGTAAAGTTGGCTTAGTTTATTGTGTTCGTCATCGGGAATTTGCAGGAACAATTAAAACCGTTACTATCTCAAAAAACCCAGACGGTAAATACTACGCTTCTATTTTAGTTGATGATGGACAATCTCCCCTGCCCCCCTTGATAAGGGGGGTGCCGAAGGCGGGGGGAGCTACCCTTAATCAGGGTGGTGACGAAGACGGGGGGATAGATGGAAAAGCCATAGGAATTGATTTAGGACTTAATCATTTTGCTATTACCAGCAATGGTAGTAAATATGATAATCCTAAACATTTTGCTAAACATCAACGCAATCTAAAAAGGAAACAACAAAAGCTATCGCGTAAAAAGGAGGGAAGTAACAACCGTCAAAAAGCTAGACGTAAAGTAGCTAAAGTTCACTCTAAAATCTCAAGATGTCGTGAGGATTTTCTCCACAAGCTATCCCGTAAGATAGTTAACGAAAACCAAGTTATTGCTGTAGAAAACCTCAATGTTAAAGCCATGGTACGCAATCATAATTTAGCTAAGGCTATTAGTGATTGTAGTTGGGTAATGTTTTGTACAATGCTTAAATACAAGGCAGAATGGCAAGGAAAAACCTATATCGAAGTTGATAGGTTTTTCCCTAGTTCTAAGACTTGTCATGTCTGTCTAAATCAAGTGGGTAGTTTATCCCTTGATATGAGAATATGGACTTGTGAACATTGTCAGACAACTTATGACCGGGACATAAATGCGGCAATAAATATTCGAGATGAAAGCTTACGGATATTGTCGTTAGGAACTAGCGATACTGCCTATAGAGGGGATGTCAGACCAAAAGCTGGGCGTAAGTCTGTCTTGAGGCAATCCCCTGTGAAATAG